A region of the Microbacterium sp. SL75 genome:
CGACCCTCGTGAGCCTGGTCTCGTCTCCGCTCGACGTCCTGCGTCGGCAGCTCACTCACGTCGCCGTCGCACGACGGACCGATCCCGCGATTCTGGGCGTGCATCTCGAGGGCCCCTGCCTCTCACCCGCCCGGCGCGGGGCGCACGACCCCGGCGCGCTCGCTCTCCCCGACGGACCCGTCCTCGACCTCGTGCGCGATGCCGAGCCCGGCCTCATCCGGCAGGTCACCCTCGCGCCCGAACTCCCCGGAGCTCTCGACGCGATCACGGAGCTCACCGCCCGCGGCATCCGCGTCGCGATCGGCCACACCGAGGCCGATTACGCCCTCACGCGCGAGGCGATCGCGCGTGGCGCCACCCTGCTCACCCACGCGCTCAATGCGATGCCCGCGATCGGCCACCGGCTGCCGGGTCCGGTGCCGGCCGCTCTCGAGGACGACCGCGTCACCCTCGAGCTCATCCTCGACGGCGTGCACGTTCACCCCGCGGTCGCCCGCATGCTGCTGACCTCGGCGCCGCGCCGGGTGGCCCTGATCACGGATGCCATGGCCGCCGCCGCCCACGCCGATGGCGCGTACCGCCTGGGCGAGCTCGACGTTCACGTCGCGGACGGCCGCGCGTTGCTCGACGACGGCGTCACGATCGCGGGGTCGACGCTGACGCTAGATCGCGCGGTGCGCGCGGCCATCGTCGACCTGGGTCTTGCCGCGTCGGATGCCGTGGGAGCGGCGACGGCCGTTCCCACGGCGGCGCTGGGCGACCCCGCGCGCGGGCTCCTCGAGCCGGGAATGCGCGCCGACCTCGTCGCGTGGGACGCGGACTGGAGCGTGCGGAAGGTGTGGCTCAGCCCCTCTTCGTGACGCGCCGCTCCACGAGCTTGCGTGCGACGTCCATGAAGCTGGGTGCATACTTCGCCCACTCCTGGTCGAGCTTGCGCACGTCGATCTTGCCGGTGTGCAGCAGTTCGCAGATCTTCAGCCAGCTCTCGCCGGTCGCCGCCGTCAGCGCCCCCGCGACCGCCGCGTTCACGACGATCCCGGCGCCCGGGATCAGCTTGAGGAAGCTCGTCGCGAGCGCCCGCCCCGCCACCTGCACACCGAACTGCGCGAGCGCGCCGGCCGAGAGCATCGTCTTGACCTCGAGGTCGTAGATCGCGGCGATCCGGCCCATCATCGTCAGCTGGATCGGCGCCAGCGTGACAGCATCCGAGACAGGAAGCGGAACGGTCGCAGCCCCCGCTGCGGCCGCGGCCGCCGCGGCGATGATCGGCCGCGCCATCTCCCTCTTCCACGGGAGGTTGAGTCGCTGTGCGATGCGAAACGCGTCCTTGTCGCGCTCGGGGGCGAGCTCGAGGGTCTGCGTGACAAGGTCACCGAGGCCGTGCCCCTTGCCCTTCCCGTTCTTGTCGCGGGTCGAGGTGAGGACGACCTGCCGGTAGGGGATGCGCAGTCGTTCACCGGTGTTCGGGTCGACGGGGTCGTTGAGCCACTCGACGAACGCCTCCAGATCTTTCGCGATGCCCTGGTGCCCGGTGAGGGGGTTCTTGATCCAGTCGACCTTCGTCAACACCAGGATCACCGGCAGCCCCCGCGCGTCGAGCTCGCGGATCATCGCGATGTCGGCCGGGGTCAGCCGATCGTCGGCGGCCCGCACGCAATACCAGACGACCGAGATCTGGTGGTCGCCGGGGTGGGCGGCGATCGCGTCGAGGTGGGTGCGCAG
Encoded here:
- the nagA gene encoding N-acetylglucosamine-6-phosphate deacetylase, encoding MTADLLLTGARVVDARRDLPDAWVRVRSGLIAEVGTGLAPRASERIDLGGATLTPGLIDLHVHGGGGHAFDDGTDAITAGVAAHRRHGTTATLVSLVSSPLDVLRRQLTHVAVARRTDPAILGVHLEGPCLSPARRGAHDPGALALPDGPVLDLVRDAEPGLIRQVTLAPELPGALDAITELTARGIRVAIGHTEADYALTREAIARGATLLTHALNAMPAIGHRLPGPVPAALEDDRVTLELILDGVHVHPAVARMLLTSAPRRVALITDAMAAAAHADGAYRLGELDVHVADGRALLDDGVTIAGSTLTLDRAVRAAIVDLGLAASDAVGAATAVPTAALGDPARGLLEPGMRADLVAWDADWSVRKVWLSPSS
- a CDS encoding GTPase family protein, whose protein sequence is MAKKNTDAHQLDDKAFVQATSEAKSRYGRFNLAIVGASGVGKSSLVNAVFGRDWAKVGRGLPVTRGVHFYSDDSLGIWDVEGFEIGSPVPPDQQLRTHLDAIAAHPGDHQISVVWYCVRAADDRLTPADIAMIRELDARGLPVILVLTKVDWIKNPLTGHQGIAKDLEAFVEWLNDPVDPNTGERLRIPYRQVVLTSTRDKNGKGKGHGLGDLVTQTLELAPERDKDAFRIAQRLNLPWKREMARPIIAAAAAAAAGAATVPLPVSDAVTLAPIQLTMMGRIAAIYDLEVKTMLSAGALAQFGVQVAGRALATSFLKLIPGAGIVVNAAVAGALTAATGESWLKICELLHTGKIDVRKLDQEWAKYAPSFMDVARKLVERRVTKRG